CAGTTAGCGAAGAATGTAAAAGCAGAGCATGTACATATTAGTGATGTCTATAAAGCTGTAGATGCTGATTGTGCTGAGCTAAAGCAGCAGGTGAAATGGGAAAAGGAACGTTTAAAGCATATGAAAAAGGTGAGTGGGGTTGAGATGTTATTGGAGAATGGGGTGCTTTAATTCATTAGATAATCTTATCGAGATAGCTAACTGATGAAAGTAATGATTAGCTTTCAGGATTTTCCCAACTTGGTGGTTGTTTTTGCCAGTAACACCGAATAAATTCGATTAAAGCTTTTACTTTTGGGGAAATATGTCTTTTTGATGGATATACAGCATAGATCGAGTGTTGTATTGGTGCAATATCCTCCAAGACTGGTACAAGTGTTCCTTGATAAATGTCATTGGTAACAAGATAAGCACCTACTTGGATAATACCAAAATTATTTAGTGCCGCATCGCGTAGGGATTCAACATCATATAAGCGAATTCTACCTTGTGCTACATAGTCAATATTGTTTCCTTCAATATGAAAACGCCAAGGTGTTTGATGGCCTTGATGTAAATAAATAAGATTTTGATGTTGCTGTAGATCTTCTATTTTGTATGGTTTACCTTTTTCTTTCAGATAGCTAGGGCTAGCACAAGTGATTAACCAATGGCTGGCTAATTTTTGTTGCACTAGATTGCTGCTCACCTGTTGCCCAAATCGTATCGCAACGTCTATGCCATCATGTATTAAATCTTGAAACTCATCAGAAAAAATTACTTCAATCTCGATTTCAGCATATACATTTAAAAAATCTAATATGATTGGCATCATATAAATTCGACCAAAAGCAACAGGTACTGTAAGACGTAAACGTCCCTTCAGCTTTTGAGTACGTGTCATAATCAAGGTTTCAGTTTCTTCAACTTCTTGTAATATGCGTTGTGCGTA
This region of Acinetobacter sp. XS-4 genomic DNA includes:
- a CDS encoding LysR family transcriptional regulator translates to MTNLSDLLIFVRVVETGSFTAAADSLNLSRSAIGKCIQRLEYRFHTRLIYRTTRTLSLSDEGHLFYEYAQRILQEVEETETLIMTRTQKLKGRLRLTVPVAFGRIYMMPIILDFLNVYAEIEIEVIFSDEFQDLIHDGIDVAIRFGQQVSSNLVQQKLASHWLITCASPSYLKEKGKPYKIEDLQQHQNLIYLHQGHQTPWRFHIEGNNIDYVAQGRIRLYDVESLRDAALNNFGIIQVGAYLVTNDIYQGTLVPVLEDIAPIQHSIYAVYPSKRHISPKVKALIEFIRCYWQKQPPSWENPES